The Nocardia arthritidis genome has a window encoding:
- a CDS encoding YbaB/EbfC family nucleoid-associated protein, with protein MANEMAKARLAELMESVQAGIQEIQRMQREQVKLTASASAAGKRVTVVVNANGDVIETKFSSDIGDLTHAEIARAFTEAAQEAAAQVRTRTKEMVAEVARKNARVPRLSDFIDGMPDVRDMLPEPPEPSLEPPGRQGVAFADDMGVTMEFANVEEWEHDSANRSDVRDSGW; from the coding sequence GTGGCGAACGAGATGGCCAAGGCGCGCCTGGCCGAATTGATGGAATCGGTGCAGGCGGGGATACAGGAGATCCAGCGCATGCAGCGGGAGCAGGTCAAGCTCACCGCGTCGGCAAGCGCCGCGGGTAAGCGGGTGACCGTGGTGGTGAACGCCAACGGCGATGTCATCGAGACCAAATTCTCTTCCGACATCGGGGATTTGACGCACGCGGAGATCGCGCGGGCCTTCACCGAGGCGGCGCAGGAGGCCGCCGCGCAGGTGCGGACCAGGACCAAGGAGATGGTCGCCGAGGTCGCGCGCAAGAACGCGCGCGTGCCGCGTCTGTCCGACTTCATCGACGGCATGCCGGACGTACGCGACATGCTGCCCGAACCGCCGGAACCGTCGCTGGAGCCGCCGGGGCGGCAGGGTGTGGCGTTCGCCGACGATATGGGCGTCACCATGGAATTCGCCAACGTCGAGGAGTGGGAACACGATTCGGCCAACCGGTCCGATGTGCGGGATTCGGGTTGGTGA
- a CDS encoding nucleotidyl transferase AbiEii/AbiGii toxin family protein: protein MPENAVVQSDSRVVEPGSQVGDTGPRAAGPDHLIAEPDRTAVKPDSELRAVIPSSRRAEPTLHVAETDSAGNLIAKDRAAPAEERAILSNDRDPESGSRGIDPGRHQQPGEPGQNHGDSGRRGSEPARHGDPAARRAGMPREPELVGAAREPIHGTASNVGEFRGDARPEAAAHLTPEEVRREIADNKSLIMPERCTWDPERQAFRMRAGNQDITVSVRVADEPLPHEVARFSGEGTEFHVEISPTARTEDVARAVAHELAEIKLAGDPRVRTDPFSERPNEMSSHLGGRFAELKVLEGQLDRAGTEPARAHELPRLRRDLTDLMNRLGLKREAEYADRWKLLREHDPELATRLEHALDRDGPPGQEHDHDAHPDEIPQHTGEFESGERGSGIDFGSAIAFRNELYDAARVETAGSGRSPQDAVQQFAIHRALSRIFKQSPDGWVLKGGQGMLSRIPGARMSSDIDLVRSDSARKLGLGDPDFPKTERAAREADLQDEMIADYCAALERDHGDNLRFVFESKEILQSGGLRIFHRVFVGDIQVMRLGADLNPERKIPMHVDPEIVPFPDQLLRTDAMGTEPNLRVLSVADTLAHKLAGMHTEGFRSEDDKCLDCLPSKTRQGFFECRKAGSTLPYRPQDMADVLLLAMHNEFDGEATKQMLEREFDYRRSGGDLLALTGTGFELPNKDWGDWFEQHLRTTDALPFRTLDEAMPLAHSFLDPLLRDGEFHGQWDPAQRRWIGEHDQPLTETHIPTSESTDQPVPEPRQRPANVRPIEGTGAGAPSTHFADAEHMGRWDALAGRGKSDESLRFYLDRMAANHLPAGDKVKSMYQYLERLGYQPEEVAGLDDKHLRFYVHQSGEEYIHTLALLADPGTTVEIVYTPTRHFEALRGEAYQGHIAYVGELPKGMTLEQANTVAYARWTRGESIHDIPHHEMVRELLELHAKPLKSALAIRDRLIERGIDPSRIRLAYTESGRDHVYSESRWQRAHIFTLARLREDPVGTRQLIVDGLRGAGEAGEIRAARAENMVNEVLSRHEPGDTGPGKYTLLWIRDSRPGGMHGPELDTRPAYIRQMIEMLRERQPDRKILLVGDDLFAGRPELRESWERAGVLDGVDTNTLIKFWERDGLSRAEQGLFFHRFGTEREVVQIGMESGALETQTVLGVPTVYNSALEYEGTKANRWLHYSQRWEYGHTVRITDEHGNQVYDPQTRRPLKEFQPHGPALDPPLRTIERVTVGPELPDPTSRPVAVMRASKVSVTADRITRLIDTGELDQWSQRLGRSTGPKSHEWGEPWTEKDWRSSAHYADQLTRWLHTEARTPDEIATKWDAIRLALQGVVEPGFSRDDTDFSTRMTHPFFTLHTDNDAPVHLTNRLAEGYAAEPEARPAAVAAALREVFETADVRGQGVRDLSAFRMEPEELEKLHQALDRVISRNQIHPPVPYDAPPGGSAWDAPGASTHSRIPPLDRLEITDDRMRYVLEGDDTGRGGGHRFGTGVPNKTEFPERWDDETIRRYVLEIAAAPDRALFQANGNWNVIGWRDGVQVSVIIKQNGQVQSTWPEKGRGVHRNPPAKS from the coding sequence TTGCCGGAAAACGCTGTCGTCCAATCGGATTCCCGCGTAGTAGAGCCTGGTTCGCAGGTAGGCGATACGGGTCCGCGGGCCGCAGGACCGGATCATCTTATTGCCGAACCGGACCGGACGGCGGTCAAGCCGGACTCCGAATTGCGGGCCGTCATACCGAGTTCCCGCAGGGCCGAGCCGACCCTGCATGTCGCGGAAACGGATTCGGCCGGAAACCTCATCGCCAAGGATCGCGCCGCGCCCGCCGAGGAACGTGCCATCCTCTCGAACGATCGTGACCCCGAATCCGGTTCGCGCGGCATCGATCCCGGACGGCACCAGCAACCCGGCGAACCCGGACAAAACCACGGCGATTCGGGCCGGCGTGGCTCGGAACCAGCCCGCCATGGCGATCCCGCCGCCCGCCGCGCCGGAATGCCTCGCGAACCCGAACTCGTCGGCGCCGCCCGCGAACCGATCCACGGCACCGCGAGCAATGTCGGCGAGTTCCGCGGCGACGCGCGCCCCGAGGCGGCGGCCCATCTCACGCCGGAGGAGGTGCGGCGCGAGATCGCGGACAATAAATCGCTCATCATGCCCGAGCGCTGCACCTGGGATCCGGAGCGGCAGGCCTTCCGCATGCGTGCGGGCAATCAGGACATCACCGTTTCGGTGCGGGTGGCCGACGAACCGCTGCCGCACGAGGTCGCCCGATTCTCCGGCGAGGGAACAGAATTCCACGTCGAGATCTCACCGACCGCCAGGACCGAGGATGTGGCGCGCGCGGTCGCGCACGAATTGGCCGAGATCAAGCTGGCCGGGGATCCTCGGGTGCGCACCGATCCGTTCAGCGAGCGGCCCAACGAGATGTCGTCGCACCTCGGCGGCCGTTTCGCCGAGCTGAAGGTGCTAGAGGGGCAGCTCGACCGGGCCGGCACCGAGCCCGCCCGCGCGCACGAATTGCCAAGGCTCAGACGAGATCTCACAGATCTGATGAACCGTCTCGGCCTGAAGCGCGAGGCCGAATACGCCGACCGCTGGAAGTTGCTGCGCGAGCACGACCCGGAGCTGGCGACCAGGCTGGAGCACGCCCTCGATCGCGACGGGCCACCGGGCCAGGAGCACGACCACGACGCCCACCCCGACGAAATCCCGCAACACACAGGCGAATTCGAGTCGGGGGAGCGCGGATCCGGGATCGATTTCGGGTCCGCCATCGCCTTCCGCAACGAACTGTACGACGCCGCCCGCGTGGAGACCGCCGGATCCGGCCGGAGCCCGCAGGACGCGGTCCAGCAGTTCGCCATCCATCGGGCGCTGTCGCGGATCTTCAAGCAGAGCCCGGACGGCTGGGTGCTCAAGGGCGGGCAGGGGATGCTGTCGCGCATCCCCGGCGCGCGGATGTCCTCGGATATCGATCTGGTCCGGTCCGACAGCGCCAGGAAGCTCGGTCTCGGCGATCCGGACTTCCCCAAGACGGAGCGTGCGGCGCGGGAGGCCGACCTGCAGGACGAGATGATCGCCGACTACTGTGCCGCACTGGAGCGGGACCACGGCGACAATCTGCGGTTCGTCTTCGAATCGAAGGAGATATTGCAGAGCGGCGGCCTGCGCATCTTCCATCGCGTCTTCGTCGGTGACATCCAGGTGATGCGGCTCGGCGCCGATCTCAACCCGGAACGGAAGATCCCGATGCATGTGGATCCGGAGATCGTGCCGTTCCCGGATCAGCTGCTGCGCACCGACGCGATGGGGACGGAGCCGAACCTGCGGGTGCTGTCCGTCGCGGATACCTTGGCGCACAAGCTCGCCGGCATGCACACCGAGGGCTTCCGGAGCGAGGACGACAAATGCCTGGACTGTCTGCCGTCCAAGACCAGGCAGGGCTTCTTCGAATGCCGCAAGGCGGGCAGCACGCTGCCGTATCGCCCGCAGGATATGGCCGATGTGCTGCTGCTGGCCATGCACAACGAATTCGACGGCGAAGCGACCAAGCAGATGCTGGAGCGGGAATTCGATTACCGCAGGAGCGGCGGCGATCTGCTCGCGCTGACGGGCACGGGTTTCGAACTGCCGAACAAGGATTGGGGCGACTGGTTCGAACAGCATCTGCGTACCACCGACGCGCTGCCGTTCCGCACGCTGGACGAGGCGATGCCGCTGGCGCACTCCTTCCTGGATCCGCTGCTGCGCGACGGTGAATTCCATGGGCAGTGGGATCCGGCGCAGCGCCGCTGGATCGGCGAGCACGACCAGCCGCTGACCGAAACCCATATCCCCACAAGCGAATCCACCGATCAGCCGGTGCCGGAGCCGCGGCAGCGGCCCGCGAACGTGCGGCCGATCGAGGGCACCGGCGCCGGTGCGCCGTCGACCCACTTCGCCGATGCCGAGCACATGGGACGGTGGGATGCGCTGGCGGGCCGCGGCAAATCGGACGAAAGCCTGCGGTTCTACCTCGACAGGATGGCCGCGAACCACTTGCCCGCCGGTGACAAGGTGAAGTCGATGTACCAGTACCTCGAGCGGCTCGGGTATCAGCCGGAGGAGGTCGCCGGTCTCGATGACAAGCACCTGCGGTTCTATGTGCACCAAAGCGGTGAGGAATACATTCACACCCTGGCACTGCTGGCCGACCCGGGCACAACCGTCGAGATCGTCTACACCCCGACCAGGCATTTCGAGGCGCTGCGCGGCGAGGCGTACCAGGGCCACATCGCCTATGTCGGCGAACTGCCCAAGGGTATGACCCTGGAGCAGGCCAATACGGTGGCCTACGCGCGCTGGACCCGAGGTGAGTCGATCCACGATATTCCGCACCACGAGATGGTGCGGGAATTGCTGGAACTGCATGCCAAACCGCTGAAATCGGCGCTGGCGATCCGCGACCGGCTCATCGAGCGCGGTATCGATCCGAGCCGAATTCGCTTGGCGTACACCGAATCCGGCCGAGACCACGTCTACAGCGAATCGCGCTGGCAGCGGGCACACATCTTCACACTGGCTCGGCTGCGCGAGGATCCGGTCGGCACCCGGCAGCTGATCGTCGACGGGTTGCGCGGTGCGGGCGAGGCGGGCGAGATCCGCGCGGCCCGCGCGGAAAACATGGTGAACGAGGTGCTTTCGCGGCACGAACCCGGCGACACCGGGCCGGGGAAGTACACGCTCTTGTGGATCCGCGATTCCCGGCCGGGCGGTATGCACGGCCCGGAGCTGGATACCCGTCCGGCCTACATCCGGCAGATGATCGAAATGCTGCGCGAGCGTCAACCCGACCGGAAGATCCTGCTGGTGGGCGACGACCTGTTCGCGGGCAGGCCCGAACTGCGGGAGAGCTGGGAGCGCGCGGGTGTGCTCGACGGCGTCGATACGAACACGCTGATCAAATTCTGGGAACGGGACGGCCTGTCCCGCGCCGAGCAGGGCCTGTTCTTCCACCGGTTCGGCACCGAGCGCGAGGTGGTGCAGATCGGCATGGAGAGCGGCGCGCTGGAAACCCAGACCGTCCTCGGCGTACCGACCGTGTACAACTCGGCGCTGGAATACGAGGGCACCAAGGCCAACCGGTGGCTGCACTATTCGCAGCGGTGGGAGTACGGCCACACCGTCCGGATCACCGACGAGCACGGAAATCAGGTCTACGACCCGCAAACGAGACGGCCGCTCAAGGAGTTCCAACCGCACGGTCCGGCGCTCGATCCGCCGCTGCGCACCATCGAACGCGTCACCGTCGGCCCCGAACTGCCCGATCCGACGAGCAGGCCGGTCGCGGTCATGCGGGCGTCCAAGGTCTCGGTGACCGCGGACCGCATCACCCGGCTGATCGACACCGGTGAACTGGATCAGTGGTCGCAGCGGCTCGGCCGCTCCACCGGGCCGAAAAGCCACGAGTGGGGGGAGCCGTGGACCGAGAAGGACTGGCGCTCCAGCGCACACTACGCCGACCAGCTGACTCGCTGGCTGCACACCGAGGCGCGCACACCGGACGAGATCGCCACCAAATGGGATGCCATCCGGCTCGCGCTGCAGGGCGTTGTCGAGCCCGGATTCTCCCGGGACGACACCGATTTCAGCACCAGGATGACCCATCCGTTCTTCACCCTGCACACCGACAACGATGCGCCCGTACACCTGACCAACCGGCTGGCCGAGGGATACGCCGCCGAACCGGAGGCGCGCCCGGCCGCGGTCGCCGCCGCGCTGCGGGAGGTATTCGAGACCGCGGACGTCCGTGGACAGGGCGTGCGGGACCTCTCGGCGTTCCGGATGGAACCCGAGGAGCTGGAGAAGCTGCACCAGGCGCTCGATCGGGTCATCTCGCGCAACCAGATTCATCCGCCCGTGCCATACGACGCGCCGCCGGGCGGCTCGGCATGGGACGCGCCTGGTGCGTCGACGCATTCGCGGATACCACCGCTGGACCGGCTGGAGATAACCGACGACCGGATGCGCTACGTGCTGGAGGGCGACGACACCGGCCGCGGCGGCGGTCATCGCTTCGGCACCGGGGTGCCGAACAAGACCGAATTCCCGGAGCGTTGGGACGATGAGACGATCAGGCGCTATGTGCTGGAGATCGCCGCCGCGCCGGATCGGGCGCTTTTCCAGGCCAACGGCAACTGGAATGTGATCGGCTGGCGCGACGGCGTGCAGGTGAGCGTGATCATCAAGCAGAACGGACAGGTGCAGTCGACTTGGCCGGAAAAGGGTCGCGGCGTGCACCGTAACCCACCGGCGAAGTCATGA
- a CDS encoding type IV toxin-antitoxin system AbiEi family antitoxin domain-containing protein, which translates to MWEKVFYEISIAAARQNGLITTAQAKRAGADDAALAHFASTGLLHELDWSVHQISASTYGMQYAFPYAAWLAVSPELFRWERPDAIEKDVVISHESACQVLELGVIRTTGTRMTSATERIPPRAVLIDVAPLTPDDVMIHHGVPVTTPHRTILDLVAERATREDIGRVVADAVRRDMVDLRILFEDLLTMAEVYGLPTGGVHFLDYFLPEVRPESLSPQNLRTYAELRYPERIAEIRPEVDRILGRFQPAYDPAERRDNRIGARIAAEIVALLR; encoded by the coding sequence ATGTGGGAAAAGGTTTTCTATGAAATATCGATTGCCGCGGCGCGCCAAAACGGCCTGATCACCACGGCACAGGCGAAACGGGCCGGCGCCGACGACGCCGCGCTCGCGCATTTCGCGTCGACCGGCCTGCTGCATGAGCTCGACTGGTCGGTGCATCAGATTTCCGCGAGCACCTACGGCATGCAATATGCGTTTCCGTACGCGGCCTGGCTCGCCGTTTCGCCGGAACTGTTCCGCTGGGAACGTCCCGACGCCATCGAGAAGGATGTCGTCATATCGCACGAATCCGCCTGTCAGGTACTGGAACTCGGGGTGATCCGGACGACGGGCACCCGGATGACCTCGGCCACCGAACGGATACCGCCGCGCGCGGTGCTCATCGACGTGGCGCCGCTTACCCCGGACGATGTCATGATCCACCACGGCGTCCCGGTCACCACACCGCACCGCACCATTCTCGACCTCGTCGCGGAAAGAGCGACGCGGGAGGATATCGGCCGAGTGGTCGCCGACGCGGTCCGCCGCGATATGGTGGATCTGCGCATCCTGTTCGAGGATTTGCTGACCATGGCCGAGGTGTACGGACTGCCCACCGGCGGCGTGCATTTCCTCGATTACTTCCTGCCCGAGGTGCGGCCGGAATCGCTGTCCCCACAAAATCTGCGCACCTACGCCGAATTGCGTTATCCGGAGCGGATCGCCGAAATCCGGCCCGAGGTCGATCGAATTCTCGGCCGGTTCCAGCCCGCATATGATCCGGCCGAACGACGGGACAATAGGATCGGCGCGCGCATCGCCGCCGAAATAGTTGCGCTGCTGCGCTGA